From a single Rutidosis leptorrhynchoides isolate AG116_Rl617_1_P2 chromosome 5, CSIRO_AGI_Rlap_v1, whole genome shotgun sequence genomic region:
- the LOC139849828 gene encoding uncharacterized protein: MLVSDLNSCTLAPDKQDSWRWQGVNNGVSTTKRLTHLIDSKLLNVGSNMVETLRNNFVPKKVELFIWRSRKKRIPTLIELDKRGIDLHSVRCPLCDDGVESFDHALLFCKKVFDIWEKIFKWWGFNVFSSASLCEIFQDSTIENMSDLGSKIWQAVLWSCCYLIWWNRNQVVFNKKGWTTLVALCEIQLKAFEWIGKRSKSLHLDWHTWLHNPQSSVM, from the coding sequence ATGCTTGTATCCGACCTCAACTCGTGCACTTTGGCTCCGGATAAGCAAGACTCATGGCGATGGCAAGGTGTGAACAATGGGGTGTCCACAACAAAACGACTTACTCATTTGATTGATTCAAAGTTGTTAAATGTTGGTTCTAATATGGTGGAAACTTTGAGAAATAATTTTGTCCCCAAAAAAGTCGAGCTCTTCATATGGAGGTCGAGGAAAAAACGTATCCCAACTTTGATTGAGTTAGACAAGCGTGGGATTGATCTTCACTCCGTTCGTTGCCCTCTTTGTGACGATGGGGTGGAATCGTTTGACCATGCCTTGCTCTTTTGTAAAAAAGTCTTTGATATTTGGGAAAAGATATTCAAATGGTGGGGATTTAATGTGTTTTCGTCGGCTAGTTTGTGTGAGATCTTTCAAGACTCTACAATCGAGAATATGTCGGATTTAGGTTCCAAGATATGGCAAGCGGTTCTATGGTCGTGTTGTTATCTCATATGGTGGAACCGGAATCAAGTGGTCTTTAATAAAAAAGGTTGGACAACTCTGGTAGCATTATGTGAGATTCAACTCAAGGCTTTCGAGTGGATTGGGAAAAGAAGCAAGTCACTTCATCTTGATTGGCATACTTGGCTACACAACCCTCAATCTTCTGTTATGTAA
- the LOC139849829 gene encoding uncharacterized protein, translating into MSTVANQLPWILMGDFNVTRYITEHNSGCSFVTEDMKQLNDCVNKIEMDDLGSSGIMCNEAFLARYPQASATFLPYLVSDHSPILVIPNGVQRKKRAFRFMNHLAGKDEFLNIVAQVWDTQIRSHMMFQVVSKLKLLKKKLNKLNWANGNVFTKVKVLRDKLKQSQVAIDLDPHNISLRNTATNTLLEYEAANQDELILLQQKVKIQWPSEGDKNTKFFHSVLKSRVQKSKVDNICDANEV; encoded by the exons ATGAGTACTGTTGCTAATCAACTTCCATGGATTCTAATGGGTGATTTTAATGTCACCAGATATATTACTGAGCATAATTCAGGGTGTTCTTTTGTGACTGAAGATATGAAGCAGTTGAATGACTGTGTTAATAAGATTGAAATGGATGATCTGGGCAGTTCTGG GATAATGTGTAATGAAGCTTTTCTAGCTAGATATCCTCAAGCTAGTGCTACGTTTCTTCCTTATCTTGTTTCTGATCACAGTCCTATATTGGTCATTCCAAATGGTGTGCAGAGAAAGAAAAGAGCATTTAGGTTTATGAATCATCTTGCTGGAAAAGATGAGTTCTTAAATATTGTGGCTCAAGTTTGGGATACTCAAATTAGGAGTCACATGATGTTTCAGGTGGTTTCTAAGCTTAAACTTTTAAAGAAGAAATTGAATAAGTTGAATTGGGCTAATGGCAATGTTTTCACTAAAGTGAAAGtgttaagagataaactaaagcaaAGCCAAGTTGCTATTGATTTGGATCCTCATAATATTAGCCTAAGGAATACTGCTACAAATACTTTATTGGAATATGAAGCTGCAAATCAGGATGAGTTGATTTTATTACAACAAAAGGTTAAAATTCAATGGCCATCAGAGGGTGATAAAAATACAAAGTTCTTTCACAGTGTTTTAAAAAGTAGGGTGCAGAAGAGTAAGGTTGATAATATCTGTGATGCCAATGAGGTATAA
- the LOC139848146 gene encoding kirola-like — MALTGQVSKKVDITCHGKLLHEIYKYKPNNVANIAPDKVRGCDLVSGEWGAVGSIISWNYIYDGKVETGKEIIEEVDDETHKIVFKVIEGHILEAYKALTITFHIEEEGGKEYIIWTIDFEKVDASVPDPTGYLDVLGACINDIDSHIQKQT, encoded by the exons ATGGCTCTAACAGGACAAGTATCTAAAAAAGTTGATATCACATGTCATGGCAAGTTGCTCCATGAAATCTACAAGTACAAACCGAACAACGTTGCAAACATAGCTCCTGACAAGGTTCGAGGTTGCGATCTAGTTTCAGGCGAATGGGGTGCGGTTGGATCCATTATTTCCTGGAACTACATTTATG ATGGCAAAGTGGAAACAGGCAAAGAGATCATCGAAGAGGTTGATGATGAAACTCACAAGATCGTATTTAAGGTGATTGAAGGACACATCTTGGAGGCGTATAAGGCGTTAACAATAACATTTCATATTGAAGAAGAGGGGGGTAAAGAGTATATTATATGGACTATCGATTTCGAGAAGGTTGATGCTAGTGTACCTGATCCAACTGGATATTTGGACGTGCTTGGTGCTTGCATAAACGATATCGATTCTCATATTCAAAAGCAAACATGA